One genomic window of Coffea eugenioides isolate CCC68of chromosome 1, Ceug_1.0, whole genome shotgun sequence includes the following:
- the LOC113780610 gene encoding protein RETICULATA-RELATED 1, chloroplastic-like isoform X1, translating to MSYLLQSSCFLTQPQSSTSQSTAQNGMFGFGGFGRHLPSICNSAYTFNISQSNCKIIIQGGQVSQQTSNAGSGGNGGNGRPPPSGGGGRGPGGEDNREIPILGLMGPVGFLMTSCWILRNPELADPFLFKAVTEVVTRYSSSIFSGLQKKGKEFWSKLFAVDILFGVAANIALDKMLATYARMGPLSSASSGFLGHLQSAFASLPSSIFEGGGPGFNFSLEQQVAAYFYKGILFGTVGLGCGLTCHNIIKFVMTGNRNTKKSEEGIPVSYIVKNAAFWGVLLPLSSGSRSQIVKGLDRLVQASPLAKQVPLAALAFALGMRLASNIYGGLLFVHWANWSGMMKRES from the exons ATGTCCTACCTTCTCCAATCCTCTTGTTTCCTAACGCAGCCCCAATCCTCAACGAGCCAATCTACAGCCCAGAATGGGATGTTTGGATTTGGCGGCTTTGGGCGTCACCTTCCCTCAATTTGTAACTCAGCTTATACCTTTAATATTTCGCAATCAAACTGTAAAATAATTATTCAGGGTGGCCAAGTGAGTCAGCAAACCAGCAACGCTGGAAGCGGAGGAAATGGCGGCAACGGGAGACCGCCGCCGTCTGGAGGTGGTGGCCGTGGTCCTGGAGGAGAAGATAATAGGGAAATCCCAATTCtg GGGTTGATGGGGCCTGTGGGTTTCTTGATGACGTCCTGCTGGATACTTAGAAATCCTGAGCTTGCTGATCCATTTCTGTTTAAAGCTGTGACAGAG GTGGTCACTCGCTATTCTTCTTCAATATTTTCCGGACTTCAGAAGAAGGGGAAGGAGTTTTGGTCTAAATTGTTCGCTGTAGACATTCTGTTTGGGGTGGCAGCCAACATTGCTCTGGATAAAATGCTGGCAACTTATGCTCGTATGGGGCCACTATCATCTGCTTCCAGTGGTTTTTTGGGGCACCTGCAAAGTGCCTTTGCTTCTCTACCAAGCAG TATATTTGAAGGTGGAGGTCCAGGATTCAACTTTTCTTTGGAGCAACAGGTTGCTGCCTATTTTTACAAG GGTATCTTGTTTGGCACTGTTGGACTTGGTTGTGGGCTTACTTGTCACAACATAATTAAATTTGTCATGACTGGTAATAG GAACACCAAGAAGTCAGAAGAGGGCATTCCTGTTTCCTACATAGTTAAAAATGCTGCCTTCTGGG GTGTTCTCCTTCCACTTTCTTCTGGTTCCCGCTCTCAGATTGTCAAGGGATTGGATCGATTGGTTCAAGCATCACCCCTAGCAAAGCAGGTTCCACTTGCTGCACTGGCTTTTGCATTGGGCATGCGACTTGCCAGCAATATATATGGCGGGCTGCTGTTTGTGCACTGGGCTAATTGGAGTGGGATGATGAAGCGTGAATCATGA
- the LOC113780610 gene encoding protein RETICULATA, chloroplastic-like isoform X2 — protein MREGDVGLGLGVCSLLVTAYFSRENAQYDILGILKVVTRYSSSIFSGLQKKGKEFWSKLFAVDILFGVAANIALDKMLATYARMGPLSSASSGFLGHLQSAFASLPSSIFEGGGPGFNFSLEQQVAAYFYKGILFGTVGLGCGLTCHNIIKFVMTGNRNTKKSEEGIPVSYIVKNAAFWGVLLPLSSGSRSQIVKGLDRLVQASPLAKQVPLAALAFALGMRLASNIYGGLLFVHWANWSGMMKRES, from the exons ATGAGAGAAGGAGACGTGGGGCTTGGGCTTGGGGTCTGTTCATTGCTTGTCACGGCCTACTTTTCTCGTGAAAATGCTCAATATGATATACTTGGGATTCTTAAA GTGGTCACTCGCTATTCTTCTTCAATATTTTCCGGACTTCAGAAGAAGGGGAAGGAGTTTTGGTCTAAATTGTTCGCTGTAGACATTCTGTTTGGGGTGGCAGCCAACATTGCTCTGGATAAAATGCTGGCAACTTATGCTCGTATGGGGCCACTATCATCTGCTTCCAGTGGTTTTTTGGGGCACCTGCAAAGTGCCTTTGCTTCTCTACCAAGCAG TATATTTGAAGGTGGAGGTCCAGGATTCAACTTTTCTTTGGAGCAACAGGTTGCTGCCTATTTTTACAAG GGTATCTTGTTTGGCACTGTTGGACTTGGTTGTGGGCTTACTTGTCACAACATAATTAAATTTGTCATGACTGGTAATAG GAACACCAAGAAGTCAGAAGAGGGCATTCCTGTTTCCTACATAGTTAAAAATGCTGCCTTCTGGG GTGTTCTCCTTCCACTTTCTTCTGGTTCCCGCTCTCAGATTGTCAAGGGATTGGATCGATTGGTTCAAGCATCACCCCTAGCAAAGCAGGTTCCACTTGCTGCACTGGCTTTTGCATTGGGCATGCGACTTGCCAGCAATATATATGGCGGGCTGCTGTTTGTGCACTGGGCTAATTGGAGTGGGATGATGAAGCGTGAATCATGA
- the LOC113775994 gene encoding protein TIC 100, producing MADPNSAQEPGNDPNPDDEFPEEEPEEEEEPEEESSSDSDSDSESEPEIYTRPGEADLDLDDEENNTPEANIKRFMKVLISKRLRREQEEEEEDIVYHEDLFDFPKDKENWTEEDLKELWADAPVEMTKPGWDPNWADEDEIETIKDMVSEGRDPPIAPFYVPYRKHFPVIPDDHYDISNPKAAIEELDRIEEFLTWVSYIFPDGSSYEGTVWDDLAHGKGVYVAEDELVRYEGEWLQNNMEGHGVVEVEIPGIEPVPGSKLEAKMRAQGKIIKRDYMSPEDKKWFEMDVEDTMKLIGGNYEIPFYERDDWVKQFGAKPEKGRYRYAGQWKHGRMHGCGVYEVNERTIFGRFYFGELLEGTYGCDANISAMHAAIAEVAAAKARMFVNKPDGMVREERGPYSDPQHPYLYEEDDVWMAPGFINQFYEVPDYWKMYVHEVDEEREMWLNSFYKAPLRLPMPAELEYWWSKDEKPEFILINKEPEPDPEDPSKLIYTEDPLILHTPTGRIINYIDDKEHGIRLFWQPPLKEGEDVDPEKAEFLPLGFDEFYGREVNVKKESFLMRLITSIENACKPMFDKLEKWTEEKKKASEAKIELLQQEIELKEAEICLKEAIEDMDEELKRMQKEEEKKVELGLQDDDDILPSEPTEVETIKPKQEEEDEEDEEEEVDNEEDITSSSFGTVGDQDSQENDQKGKRAGKSPFAAASLSFGGSGLLSAAPSKLQQSLSIWKRGKLEMKTPTPCSPVLPFHELPLKGQTSNVVRFSPAVGNKWSLRVVAQKHRQGTPVTRSRLRNCPKQKGLAKEIKYGEQSYNILSFHTPIQI from the exons atgGCCGACCCAAACTCAGCACAAGAGCCCGGAAATGACCCGAACCCAGATGACGAATTCCCAGAAGAAGAGccagaagaggaagaagaaccCGAGGAAGAATCCTCCTCTGACTCGGATTCGGACTCCGAGTCCGAACCCGAAATATACACCCGCCCGGGGGAGGCCGACTTAGACTTAGACGATGAAGAAAACAACACTCCGGAAGCTAACATTAAGAGGTTCATGAAAGTCTTGATTTCGAAGAGGTTAAGAAGAGAGCAagaagaggaggaagaagacaTAGTGTACCACGAAGACCTCTTCGATTTTCCCAAGGATAAAGAAAATTGGACTGAGGAAGACTTGAAGGAGCTTTGGGCTGATGCTCCTGTGGAAATGACCAAACCGGGGTGGGACCCCAATTGGGCTGATGAAGATGAGATTGAAACTATTAAGGACATGGTGAGCGAGGGAAGAGACCCGCCAATTGCGCCCTTTTACGTGCCTTATAGGAAGCATTTTCCTGTGATTCCTGATGACCATTATGATATTTCCAATCCCAAGGCCGCTATTGAAGAGCTTGATAGAATTGAGGAGTTCTTGACTTGGGTTAGCTACATTTTCCCCGATGGCAGCTC GTATGAAGGCACTGTATGGGATGACTTAGCACATGGCAAAGGTGTTTATGTTGCTGAGGATGAGCTAGTCAG GTATGAAGGTGAATGGCTTCAGAACAACATGGAAGGTCATGGTGTTGTTGAAGTTGAGATACCTGGTATAGAACCTGTGCCAGGGTCCAA GCTTGAAGCAAAGATGCGAGCACAagggaaaataataaaaagagaTTATATGTCTCCAGAAGACAAAAAATGGTTTGAAATGGATGTTGAGGATACTATGAAATTAATTGGTGGAAATTATGAAATCCCTTTTTATGAGAGAGATGATTGGGTTAAACAATTTGGAGCAAAACC GGAGAAAGGTCGGTATCGCTATGCTGGTCAATGGAAACATGGTAGAATGCATGGTTGCGGTGTATATGAAGTTAATGAGCGTACAATATTT GGCCGTTTTTATTTTGGAGAACTATTGGAGGGTACTTATGGTTGTGACGCCAATATATCAGCT ATGCATGCAGCCATAGCAGAAGTAGCAGCAGCTAAAGCTAGGATGTTTGTCAATAAACCTGACGGAA TGGTTAGAGAAGAGAGAGGTCCATATAGTGATCCTCAACATCCCTATTTatatgaagaagatgatgtgTGGATGGCACCAGGCTTCATCAATCAGTTTTATGAA GTTCCTGATTATTGGAAAATGTATGTGCATGAGGTGGATGAGGAGAGGGAAATGTGGCTGAACTCATTCTATAAAGCACCACTGAGGTTGCCTATGCCTGCTGAACTTGAATATTGGTGGTCCAAGG ATGAGAAGCCAGAATTTATTTTGATTAACAAAGAACCTGAGCCTGATCCTGAGGATCCGTCAAAACTCATATATACTGAAGATCCCCTCATCCTGCATACACCAACTGGGAGGATTATCAACTATATTGATGACAAGGAACATGGTATTCGACTGTTTTGGCAACCTCCTCTCAAAGAAGGAGAAGATGTTGATCCAGAAAAGGCTGAATTCCTACCCCTTGGATTTGATGAGTTCTATGGACGAGAAGTCAATGTCAAAAAGGAATCCTTTTTGATGCGTCTTATTACCTCCATAGAGAATGCATGTAAACCAATGTTTGACAAACTGGAGAAATGGACtgaggagaagaagaaagctaGTGAAGCTAAAATTGAGCTACTACAACAAGAGATTGAGTTAAAAGAAGCTGAGATATGTCTGAAAGAAGCCATTGAAGATATGGATGAGGAATTGAAGAGGATGCAGAAAGAGGAGGAGAAAAAAGTTGAATTAGGGTTGCAAGATGATGATGATATTTTACCATCTGAACCAACAGAAGTTGAGACAATTAAACCCAAACAAGAGGAAGAGGACGAGGaagatgaggaggaggaggtggaCAACGAAGAAGATATAACTTCTTCCAGTTTTGGTACAGTTGGAGATCAGGATTCACAAGAAAATGACCAGAAAGGAAAAAGAGCTGGAAAATCTCCATTTGCTGCTGCTTCCCTGTCATTTGGTGGTTCTGGGCTTCTTTCTGCT GCTCCGTCCAAGCTGCAGCAGTCACTTTCAATTTGGAAGCGGGGGAAATTGGAGATGAAAACACCTACTCCTTGTTCCCCTGTGCTGCCCTTTCATGAGCTGCCATTAAAGGGACAGACTTCAAATGTAGTTCGTTTTTCACCAGCTGTTGGTAACAAATGGAGTTTGAGAGTTGTGGCACAAAAACATCGCCAAGGCACTCCAGTCACTAGATCGCGCCTGAGAAACTGTCCCAAACAAAAAGGCTTAGCTAAAGAGATAAAATATGGAGAGCAAAGCTACAATATATTATCCTTCCACACACCAATACAAATTTAG